A window of Hymenobacter aerilatus contains these coding sequences:
- the coaD gene encoding pantetheine-phosphate adenylyltransferase, with the protein MARIALFPGSFDPFTNGHLDVVRRGTQLFDEVIIAVGNNSSKTRYLPVEQMLDLIAEVFRDEPRVRVQAYKGLTADFAREVGARYLLRGLRNTTDFEYENTIAQANRHVNPELETVFLITSPALAAISSTIIREIHRFGGNVDDFVPFALPKVN; encoded by the coding sequence ATGGCCCGTATTGCGCTGTTTCCTGGTTCTTTCGACCCGTTCACGAATGGCCACCTCGACGTGGTGCGGCGGGGCACGCAGTTGTTTGATGAGGTGATTATTGCCGTAGGCAACAACAGCAGTAAAACCCGCTACTTACCCGTGGAGCAAATGCTGGACCTCATTGCCGAGGTGTTTCGGGATGAGCCGCGCGTACGCGTGCAAGCCTACAAAGGCCTCACAGCCGACTTTGCTCGCGAGGTAGGGGCCCGCTACCTGCTGCGCGGCCTGCGCAACACCACCGATTTTGAGTATGAGAATACCATTGCCCAAGCCAACCGCCACGTAAACCCGGAGCTGGAAACCGTTTTCCTGATCACCTCCCCCGCTCTGGCCGCCATCAGCAGCACCATCATCCGCGAGATTCATCGTTTCGGCGGCAACGTAGATGATTTCGTACCGTTTGCGCTACCGAAAGTCAATTAA